One segment of Macaca fascicularis isolate 582-1 chromosome 4, T2T-MFA8v1.1 DNA contains the following:
- the MYCT1 gene encoding myc target protein 1 has protein sequence MANNTTSLGSPWPGNFWEDLIMSFTVSMAIGLVLGGFIWAVFICLSRRRRASAPISQWNSSRRSRSSYSHGLNRTGFYRHSGCERRSNLSLASLTFQRQASLEQANSFPRKSSFRASTFHPFLQCPPLPVETESQLVTLPSSSISPTISTSHSLSRPDYWSSNSLRVGLSTPPPPAYESIIKAFPDS, from the coding sequence AGGACCTTATCATGTCCTTCACCGTATCCATGGCAATCGGGCTGGTACTTGGAGGATTTATTTGGGCTGTGTTCATTTGTCTGTCTCGAAGAAGAAGAGCCAGTGCTCCCATCTCACAGTGGAATTCAAGCAGGAGATCTAGGTCTTCTTACTCCCATGGCCTCAACAGAACTGGATTTTACCGCCACAGTGGTTGTGAACGTCGCAGCAACCTCAGCCTGGCCAGTCTCACTTTCCAGCGACAAGCTTCCCTGGAACAAGCAAATTCCTTTCCAAGAAAATCAAGTTTCAGAGCTTCTACTTTCCATCCCTTTCTGCAATGTCCACCACTTCCTGTGGAAACTGAGAGTCAGCTGGTGACTCTCCCTTCTTCCAGTATCTCTCCCACCATCAGCACTTCCCACAGTCTGAGCCGTCCTGATTACTGGTCCAGTAACAGTCTTCGAGTGGGCCTTTCAACACCGCCCCCACCTGCCTATGAGTCCATCATCAAGGCGTTCCCAGATTCCTGA